One window of Mesorhizobium loti R88b genomic DNA carries:
- a CDS encoding TldD/PmbA family protein, with translation MADTSEAAKLTDRVAALVEAAKKAGADAADAVAVRGRSTGVSVRLGKVEATESSEAEDVSLRVFVGQRVASVSATAASDPTALAERAVAMAKVSPQDPYQGLADPALLAKQTRDLDLFDATEVSADQLKEAALAAEAAALAVKGVTNSAGSGASAGLGGLVLATSHGFLGHYVASRFSRSASVIAGEGTGMERDYEYSSHQHFADLDAAEDIGRKAGERAVRRIGARKAATGPVDVVFDPRVARGIAGHLAGAINGASVARKTSFLRDMMGKQVAASTITVTDEPLRPRGQASRPFDGEGIEGEKLLMVEKGVLNHWFLSTSTARELGLITNGRGARGGSSVSPSSTNLAIEPGERSPQDMIKSLKTGFYVTEVFGQGVDMITGEYSRGASGFWIENGELAYPVAEVTIASNLKTMFLTMVPADDLDRNFGTASPTLLIEGMTLAGA, from the coding sequence ATGGCCGATACATCAGAAGCAGCAAAACTGACTGACCGCGTCGCAGCACTGGTCGAGGCCGCCAAGAAGGCTGGCGCCGATGCCGCCGACGCGGTCGCCGTGCGCGGCCGCTCCACCGGCGTATCGGTGCGGCTCGGCAAGGTCGAGGCCACCGAATCGTCGGAGGCCGAGGACGTCTCGCTGCGCGTCTTCGTCGGCCAGAGGGTGGCGAGCGTCTCGGCCACCGCCGCATCCGACCCGACTGCATTGGCCGAACGCGCCGTGGCGATGGCGAAAGTGTCGCCGCAGGATCCCTATCAGGGCCTGGCCGATCCGGCGCTGCTGGCGAAACAAACGCGCGATCTCGACCTGTTCGACGCCACCGAAGTCTCCGCCGACCAGTTGAAGGAAGCCGCACTCGCGGCGGAAGCCGCCGCCCTTGCCGTCAAGGGCGTGACGAATTCGGCCGGCAGTGGAGCCAGTGCCGGGCTGGGCGGGCTGGTGCTGGCCACCTCGCACGGCTTCCTCGGCCACTATGTCGCCTCGCGCTTTTCGCGCTCCGCCAGCGTTATTGCTGGTGAGGGCACCGGCATGGAGCGCGACTATGAATACTCATCGCACCAGCATTTTGCCGATCTCGATGCAGCAGAGGATATCGGCCGCAAGGCCGGTGAACGCGCCGTCCGCCGCATCGGCGCGCGCAAGGCGGCAACCGGACCGGTCGACGTGGTGTTCGATCCGCGTGTCGCGCGCGGCATCGCCGGTCATCTTGCCGGTGCCATCAACGGCGCGTCCGTCGCGCGCAAGACCTCGTTCCTGCGCGACATGATGGGCAAACAGGTGGCCGCATCCACGATCACTGTCACCGACGAGCCGCTCAGGCCGCGCGGTCAGGCCTCGCGCCCGTTCGATGGCGAAGGCATTGAAGGCGAAAAGCTTCTCATGGTCGAAAAGGGCGTGCTCAACCACTGGTTCCTGTCGACCTCGACGGCGCGGGAACTGGGATTGATCACCAACGGGCGCGGCGCGCGCGGCGGCTCTTCCGTCTCGCCGTCTTCCACCAATCTTGCCATCGAGCCGGGCGAACGCTCGCCGCAGGACATGATCAAATCGCTCAAGACCGGCTTCTATGTCACCGAAGTGTTCGGCCAGGGTGTCGACATGATCACCGGCGAATACAGCCGCGGCGCTTCCGGCTTCTGGATCGAGAATGGCGAACTGGCCTATCCGGTCGCCGAAGTCACCATCGCTTCGAACTTGAAGACGATGTTCCTTACCATGGTGCCGGCTGATGACCTCGACCGCAATTTCGGCACGGCCTCACCCACGCTCCTGATCGAAGGCATGACCCTTGCCGGAGCATGA
- the waaA gene encoding lipid IV(A) 3-deoxy-D-manno-octulosonic acid transferase has translation MSGLWARAMLSAYRFAGAAAYPLVGPYVAWRTSRGKEDRNRRRERYGVAGRPRPEGPVIWIHAASVGETIAVVPLVESILDYGVNIVLTTGTVTSAQVADERLGDRIIHQYVPLDLKPAVSRFLDHWRPDLAIIAESEIWPMTILELGARHVPQVLVNGRLSDRSFSSWKKRANIAEALFENLAHVVAQSDVDGERFRALGARPVTVSGNLKVDTNPPPVDERALATLRRQIGDRPTWAAISTHDGEEVVAAEVHATLHKRHHGLLTIVVPRHPDRAEALAAQISGMGLKVARRSKGDRITADTDILLGDTIGEMGLYLRLTEIAFVGRSLTSEGGQNPLEPAMLDTAVLAGRNVQNFREAYQRLIDSGGAKLVRDRDMLAGAVNFLLSNEVARHEMMAAGIATVDEMRGALARTLKSLEPYIQPLVVKSRLKGANGR, from the coding sequence ATGAGCGGTCTCTGGGCGCGCGCCATGCTGTCGGCATACCGTTTCGCGGGTGCCGCCGCCTATCCGCTGGTCGGGCCCTATGTTGCCTGGCGCACCTCGCGCGGCAAGGAGGATCGCAACCGCCGCCGCGAGCGCTACGGCGTCGCCGGCCGCCCGCGTCCCGAAGGACCGGTGATCTGGATCCATGCCGCGAGCGTCGGCGAGACCATAGCCGTCGTGCCGCTGGTCGAGAGCATTCTCGACTATGGCGTCAACATCGTGCTGACGACCGGCACCGTGACATCGGCCCAGGTTGCCGACGAGCGGCTCGGCGACCGCATCATCCACCAATATGTGCCGCTTGATCTGAAACCGGCGGTCAGCCGGTTCCTCGATCATTGGCGGCCGGACCTGGCGATCATCGCCGAATCCGAGATCTGGCCGATGACCATCCTAGAGCTTGGCGCGCGCCATGTACCGCAGGTGCTGGTCAATGGCAGGCTTTCCGACCGTTCGTTCAGCTCGTGGAAAAAGCGGGCCAACATCGCCGAGGCGCTGTTCGAGAACCTCGCTCATGTCGTTGCCCAGTCCGATGTCGATGGTGAGCGTTTTCGCGCGCTCGGCGCCCGGCCGGTCACGGTGTCGGGCAACCTCAAGGTCGACACCAATCCGCCGCCGGTCGACGAAAGAGCATTGGCAACGCTGCGGCGGCAGATTGGCGACCGCCCGACCTGGGCGGCGATCTCGACCCATGATGGCGAGGAAGTGGTCGCGGCGGAAGTCCACGCGACGCTGCACAAGCGTCACCACGGCCTGCTGACCATCGTCGTTCCGCGCCACCCCGATCGGGCCGAGGCGCTTGCCGCGCAGATTTCCGGCATGGGCCTGAAGGTCGCGCGGCGCAGCAAAGGTGACAGGATCACCGCCGACACCGATATCCTGCTCGGCGATACGATCGGCGAGATGGGGCTTTATCTCCGGCTGACCGAGATCGCCTTCGTCGGCCGTTCGCTGACCTCGGAGGGCGGCCAGAATCCGCTTGAGCCGGCCATGCTCGATACCGCGGTTCTGGCCGGGCGCAATGTGCAGAATTTTCGCGAAGCCTATCAGCGCCTGATCGACAGCGGCGGTGCCAAGCTGGTGCGCGATCGCGACATGCTGGCCGGTGCGGTCAATTTCCTGCTGAGCAATGAAGTGGCGCGCCACGAGATGATGGCGGCGGGCATCGCGACCGTCGATGAGATGCGCGGCGCCTTGGCGCGCACGCTGAAATCGCTCGAACCCTACATCCAGCCGCTGGTCGTCAAGTCGCGCCTGAAGGGCGCCAACGGGCGCTAA
- a CDS encoding 3'(2'),5'-bisphosphate nucleotidase CysQ → MPEHDLTTAGVADDLPLLRDAAREAGLIAMRYFGNSPQVWMKGGTSPVSEADHAADAYLRRTLLAARPDYGWLSEETVDDPARLSARRTFVVDPIDGTRGFLEGQRTWCVSVAVVEHGRTLAGVLECPAMDETYWALPGQGAFRNGKRIAVRSLGDKAEISGLKQLIDLMPAGWQERLTRAPYSPSLAYRLAMIANGTLDATFVKPNAHDWDVAAADLILREAGGQLLDPHGRAPLYAGEVTRHGALAAGSGELLAVLVDVIAGLDA, encoded by the coding sequence TTGCCGGAGCATGATCTGACCACTGCCGGTGTAGCCGATGATCTGCCGCTGCTGCGCGATGCCGCCCGCGAGGCGGGTCTCATCGCCATGCGCTACTTTGGCAACAGCCCGCAGGTCTGGATGAAGGGCGGCACCTCGCCGGTCAGCGAAGCCGATCACGCGGCGGACGCCTACCTGCGCCGCACGCTGCTGGCGGCGCGGCCGGATTATGGCTGGCTGTCGGAAGAGACGGTCGACGACCCGGCCCGGCTTTCGGCCCGCCGCACCTTCGTCGTCGACCCGATCGACGGCACGCGCGGCTTCCTGGAGGGACAGCGCACCTGGTGCGTCAGCGTTGCCGTCGTCGAGCATGGCCGCACGCTCGCCGGCGTGCTCGAATGCCCGGCGATGGACGAGACTTATTGGGCGTTGCCAGGCCAGGGCGCATTCCGCAACGGCAAGCGCATCGCGGTGCGCTCGCTTGGCGACAAGGCCGAGATTTCCGGGTTGAAGCAGTTGATCGACCTGATGCCGGCCGGCTGGCAGGAGCGGCTGACACGGGCGCCCTACAGCCCCTCGTTGGCCTACCGGCTGGCGATGATCGCCAATGGCACGCTCGATGCCACCTTCGTCAAGCCGAACGCCCATGACTGGGATGTCGCCGCCGCCGATCTGATCCTGCGCGAGGCCGGCGGCCAGTTGCTCGACCCGCATGGCCGCGCCCCGCTCTATGCCGGCGAGGTGACCCGCCACGGTGCGCTCGCCGCCGGCAGCGGTGAATTGCTGGCGGTGCTCGTCGATGTCATCGCCGGGCTGGATGCGTGA
- the epmA gene encoding EF-P lysine aminoacylase EpmA yields the protein MTAASPWWTPDVHADRRPRLLLRNGLKAALRDWFARHDFIEVETAALQVSPGNEAHLAAFATEVVGPDGARSPLYLHTSPEFACKKLLAAGEERIFSLGPVYRNRERGPLHHPEFTMLEWYRVGETYESLMRDCADLLALAATRAGATRFSFRGRDCDPFTEPERLTVADAFIRHAGIDLLATVGADGGTDRDALHAALVQAGLRTAPDDSWADLFSRVMVEKIEPNLGIGRSTILCEYPVAEAALARPSPKDARVAERFELYCCGVELANGFGELTDAEEQRRRFILEMDEKQRIYGERYPLDEDFLAALAIMPQASGIALGFDRLVMLATGAQKIEDVIWTPVAES from the coding sequence ATGACCGCCGCTTCGCCCTGGTGGACGCCTGACGTTCACGCCGACCGCCGCCCGCGCCTGCTGCTGCGCAACGGCTTGAAGGCTGCCTTGCGCGACTGGTTCGCTCGCCACGATTTCATCGAGGTGGAAACGGCGGCCCTGCAGGTTTCGCCCGGCAATGAGGCGCATCTGGCGGCCTTCGCCACGGAAGTGGTCGGCCCGGATGGCGCGCGGTCGCCGCTTTATCTCCACACCTCGCCCGAATTCGCCTGCAAGAAGCTGCTTGCCGCCGGCGAGGAGCGTATTTTCAGCCTGGGTCCGGTCTATCGCAACCGCGAGCGTGGCCCCTTGCACCATCCCGAATTCACCATGCTCGAATGGTACCGGGTGGGCGAGACCTATGAGAGCCTGATGCGCGATTGCGCCGATCTGCTGGCGCTGGCCGCGACAAGGGCAGGGGCCACGCGCTTTTCCTTCCGGGGCCGCGACTGCGATCCGTTCACTGAGCCGGAACGGCTGACGGTGGCGGATGCTTTCATCCGCCATGCCGGCATCGATCTCCTGGCCACGGTCGGCGCTGACGGTGGCACCGACCGGGATGCTCTCCACGCCGCCCTGGTTCAAGCCGGCCTGCGCACGGCGCCCGACGACAGTTGGGCCGACCTGTTCAGCCGAGTGATGGTGGAAAAGATCGAACCCAATCTGGGCATCGGGCGCTCGACCATCCTGTGCGAATATCCGGTCGCAGAGGCGGCACTCGCCCGGCCGAGCCCCAAGGATGCCCGCGTTGCCGAGCGCTTCGAGCTCTATTGCTGCGGTGTCGAACTCGCCAACGGCTTTGGCGAACTGACCGATGCCGAGGAGCAGCGCCGGCGCTTCATCCTCGAGATGGACGAGAAACAGCGCATCTATGGCGAGCGCTACCCGCTCGACGAGGATTTTCTCGCAGCCCTTGCCATCATGCCGCAGGCCAGCGGCATCGCGCTTGGTTTCGACCGGCTGGTCATGCTGGCGACCGGCGCGCAGAAGATCGAGGATGTCATCTGGACGCCGGTCGCTGAGTCCTAA
- a CDS encoding VOC family protein: MTPFHLAFPVRDLDETRTFYGEVLGCAIGRSSATWVDFDLFGHQMSAHLRPQAAKAASDGKVDGILVPIPHFGAVLLMDDWQRLATRLEARDDIDWLERPMVRFKGEPGEQATLFIRDPSGNALEFKGFSSLEQIFVH; this comes from the coding sequence ATGACGCCCTTCCATCTCGCCTTCCCAGTCCGTGATCTCGATGAAACCCGAACTTTCTATGGCGAAGTGCTGGGCTGCGCGATTGGCCGCTCGTCGGCGACCTGGGTCGATTTCGACCTTTTCGGCCACCAGATGTCGGCGCATCTACGGCCGCAGGCAGCTAAAGCCGCCAGCGACGGCAAGGTCGACGGCATTTTGGTGCCGATCCCGCATTTCGGCGCCGTGCTGTTGATGGACGACTGGCAGCGCCTGGCGACGCGGCTGGAAGCGCGCGACGACATAGACTGGCTGGAACGGCCGATGGTGCGCTTCAAGGGCGAGCCCGGCGAACAGGCGACGCTGTTCATCCGCGATCCCTCCGGCAACGCCCTGGAATTCAAAGGCTTTAGCTCGCTGGAACAAATTTTCGTGCATTGA
- the efp gene encoding elongation factor P gives MVKVIASSLRKGNVVDKDGKLYVILFAENIHPGKGTPVTQLDMRRIGDGVKVSERYRTTEQVERAYVEEREHTFLYADGEGYHFMNPETYDQVAVSEAVVGDAAPYLKEGMPVQVSQFNGIAIALVLPQRATFEVVETEPTTKGQTASSSYKPAVLSNGVRTTVPPHIAPGTRVVVMTADGAYVERAKD, from the coding sequence GTGGTGAAAGTCATCGCCAGTTCGCTCCGCAAAGGCAATGTCGTCGACAAGGACGGCAAGCTTTATGTGATCCTCTTTGCCGAAAACATCCACCCAGGCAAGGGCACGCCCGTGACGCAGCTCGACATGCGCCGCATCGGCGACGGGGTGAAGGTTTCGGAGCGCTACCGCACCACCGAACAGGTGGAGCGCGCCTATGTCGAGGAGCGCGAGCACACCTTCCTCTACGCCGACGGCGAAGGCTACCACTTCATGAACCCGGAAACCTACGACCAGGTGGCGGTGTCGGAAGCAGTTGTCGGCGACGCGGCGCCCTATCTGAAGGAAGGCATGCCGGTGCAGGTCTCGCAATTCAACGGCATCGCCATAGCCTTGGTGCTGCCGCAGCGCGCCACCTTCGAAGTGGTCGAAACCGAGCCGACGACCAAGGGCCAGACGGCCTCGTCCTCCTACAAGCCCGCCGTGCTCTCCAACGGCGTGCGCACCACCGTGCCGCCGCACATCGCGCCCGGCACCCGCGTGGTGGTGATGACGGCCGATGGCGCCTATGTGGAGCGGGCGAAGGACTGA
- a CDS encoding lysophospholipid acyltransferase family protein produces MEHDLAKEPASDAASTGRGGSRTTKAFWRKVREPLAQSRFVKNAIASLLAQFVRLVRLTSPLVAGSARFSAGAYAEFEPGIIALWHGQHLLTPAYYPKRKPLVAMVSRSADAELNALMLEKFGIEAVRGSGGRDNARHLDKGGAKALIALKKALSAGKNVAMIADIPHGTPRDAGLGIVLLARLSGRPLLPVAIATSRRKVLQKSWDKTTINLPFGRSAVTIGTPIFVAADADEAEMERKRQEITTALNAATTEAYRLVDGRR; encoded by the coding sequence ATGGAGCATGACCTGGCGAAAGAGCCAGCCAGCGATGCCGCGTCCACGGGCAGGGGCGGCAGCCGCACGACCAAGGCGTTCTGGCGCAAGGTCCGCGAACCGCTCGCCCAGTCGCGATTCGTCAAGAACGCCATTGCCAGCCTGCTGGCGCAATTCGTGCGGCTGGTTCGCCTGACCAGCCCGCTGGTCGCCGGATCGGCACGCTTTTCGGCTGGGGCGTATGCGGAGTTCGAGCCCGGCATCATCGCGCTTTGGCATGGCCAGCATCTGTTGACGCCGGCCTATTACCCCAAGCGCAAACCGCTGGTCGCCATGGTGTCGCGCAGCGCCGATGCCGAGCTCAACGCGCTGATGCTGGAAAAATTCGGCATCGAGGCGGTGCGCGGGTCCGGCGGGCGTGACAATGCCAGGCATCTCGACAAGGGGGGGGCCAAGGCCCTTATCGCCCTCAAAAAGGCGCTCAGTGCAGGCAAGAACGTCGCCATGATAGCAGACATTCCGCACGGCACGCCGCGCGACGCCGGGCTCGGTATCGTTCTCCTGGCGCGGCTTTCCGGCCGGCCTCTGCTGCCTGTCGCCATCGCCACAAGCCGCCGAAAGGTGCTGCAAAAAAGCTGGGACAAGACCACCATCAACCTGCCGTTCGGCCGTTCCGCCGTGACCATCGGCACGCCGATCTTCGTGGCGGCGGACGCCGATGAAGCCGAAATGGAGCGCAAGCGCCAGGAAATCACCACCGCGCTCAATGCCGCGACGACCGAGGCGTATCGTCTCGTGGATGGTCGGCGATGA
- a CDS encoding DUF4170 domain-containing protein, with protein sequence MTAEDGKKQLLHLVFGGELKKLGGTEFRDLDALDIVGVYPDYQTAHTAWKAKAQASVDNAHMRYFVVHLHRLLDPDSKVAG encoded by the coding sequence ATGACCGCGGAAGACGGGAAGAAACAGCTTTTGCATCTGGTGTTCGGCGGCGAACTGAAGAAACTGGGCGGTACCGAGTTCCGAGACCTCGACGCGCTCGACATCGTCGGCGTTTATCCGGACTATCAAACCGCGCACACGGCGTGGAAAGCCAAGGCGCAAGCCAGCGTGGACAATGCCCATATGCGTTATTTCGTCGTTCATCTGCACCGCCTGCTGGATCCCGACAGCAAGGTCGCCGGTTGA